A genomic segment from Triticum dicoccoides isolate Atlit2015 ecotype Zavitan chromosome 1A, WEW_v2.0, whole genome shotgun sequence encodes:
- the LOC119353816 gene encoding protein ROLLING AND ERECT LEAF 2-like, whose protein sequence is MGCRSSRLDAADVSPVAALCRERRDLMLAAGDRRAALAAAHAAYFRALPRVADALARFAHEHHAASPPGSPVLTLPPSDHDEPKKPSASSSTPHTDSGHSHLHFHSDASDSDPDSADDCACDDPGHGHGARGKIPPPTGVPQQRHIPEPAAARPAMPWQGRPAMPWDGRPEMPWGGMPQMPWDGRPEMPWAQASYDAYPSSFPIPDVAIPNAYYMKASSAAANTVYQEPYGYSNFATNVPSYMGYEYGYNNPMYGVPEGGQPVEHRGREAAAPAPAPPPPMPMPEASPWDFFNPFDSYNQDLPHYNQKGFAPDGSFSSSPNSSEVREREGIPELEEETEHESSMRESLKARKAVESTASNRIDNADVSAKVKVSMEHTECEIDSVLSASVLESGEGSVCSCDCDNANAGGGAAAPVGDDPAKVKRVSSEEHSSMVVGENPPLPSFGTRDVAEVVEEIKEQFNSAVACGDDVARILEVGSIRYRPRSRILKLIVSRMIGTFALLFSEPSVKNAEQSAIGSSSRTQNSSKRIDGTSGVEINTLSSIMDRLYVWEKRLHKEIMEEEKLRITYDKEWKRLKELDESGAEPYKIDSTRASIRTLLTRINIAMRSAKVISRRIHILRDDELHPHLVKLIQGHVRMWKFILECHRKQFHSILETKSHILIPKNGPERETSKVTLELEMELLNWCSCFRNWIISQKAYIETLNGWLLKWLPQEKEETSDGIAPFSPGRLGAPGVFITANDWCQTMKRIPEGAVVDAMEAFAVNVHILWERQDEAQQQKMKADYLSRDFSKRLKSHQKDQALPGHPKAGKAVLPDGDNGRAVNSRMVALDALHTRLDEQRARHEETVREIQESSATDLKAGLAPIFEALESFTQETLKGYENVRVPDSGIA, encoded by the exons ATGGGGTGCCGGAGCTCGCGGCTGGACGCGGCGGACGTGTCCCCCGTGGCCGCGCTCTGCCGGGAGCGCCGCGACCTGATGCTCGCGGCGGGGGACCGCCGGGCCGCGCTCGCGGCCGCGCACGCCGCCTACTTCCGCGCGCTCCCGCGGGTGGCCGACGCGCTCGCGCGGTTCGCGCACGAGCaccacgccgcctcgccgcccgggtCGCCCGTGCTCACGCTGCCCCCTTCCGACCACGACGAGCCCAAGAAGCCCAGCGCCTCCAGCTCCACCCCGCACACCGACTCCGGCCACTCCCACCTCCACTTCCACTCCGACGCCTCCGACTCTGATCCCGACTCCGCCGACGACTGCGCCTGCGATGACCCCGGCCACGGGCACGGCGCCCGCGGCAAGATCCCGCCGCCGACTGGAGTGCCCCAGCAGCGTCACATCCCAGAGCCTGCAGCGGCCAGGCCGGCCATGCCATGGCAGGGCAGGCCCGCCATGCCCTGGGATGGCAGGCCCGAGATGCCGTGGGGCGGCATGCCCCAAATGCCGTGGGACGGCAGGCCCGAGATGCCATGGGCGCAGGCCTCCTACGACGCCTACCCTTCTTCGTTCCCAATCCCAGATGTCGCAATCCCCAATGCCTACTACATGAAGGCCAGTTCGGCGGCGGCGAACACGGTGTACCAAGAACCATACGGCTACAGCAACTTCGCCACCAATGTGCCTTCCTACATGGGGTACGAGTACGGGTACAACAACCCAATGTACGGCGTGCCGGAGGGGGGCCAGCCGGTGGAGCATCGTGGCCgggaggcggcggctccggctccggcgccgccgccgccgatgccgaTGCCGGAAGCGTCGCCGTGGGACTTCTTCAACCCGTTCGACTCCTACAACCAGGACCTTCCACACTACAACCAAAAGGGGTTTGCTCCGGACGGGTCGTTCTCCAGCAGCCCCAACTCCAGCGAGGTGAGGGAGCGGGAGGGGATCCCGGAGCTGGAGGAGGAGACGGAACACGAGTCGTCGATGAGGGAGTCGCTCAAGGCGAGGAAGGCGGTGGAGAGCACGGCGTCGAACAGGATCGACAATGCGGATGTCAGTGCCAAGGTGAAGGTGTCAATGGAGCACACCGAGTGCGAGATTGACAGCGTCCTCAGTGCTTCGGTTCTCGAGTCGGGGGAGGGGAGCGTGTGTAGCTGTGACTGTGACAATGCCAATGCTGGAGGAGGAGCGGCAGCGCCGGTTGGCGATGATCCGGCGAAGGTGAAGAGGGTAAGCTCAGAGGAGCACTCATCCATGGTGGTCGGTGAGAATCCGCCGCTGCCGAGCTTTGGGACGAGGGATGTTGCAGAGGTTGTGGAGGAGATAAAGGAGCAGTTCAACTCTGCCGTCGCCTGTGGAGAtgatgttgccaggatccttgaggtCGGGAGCATTCGGTACAGACCGCGGAGTAGGATCTTGAAAT TGATAGTTTCACGGATGATAGGAACCTTTGCCTTGTTGTTCTCTGAACCTTCAGTGAAGAACGCGGAACAATCAGCAATTGGTTCATCCAGCAGAACTCAGAATTCAAGTAAAAGAATCGATGGTACCAGCGGTGTTGAAATTAATACCCTGTCTTCTATAATGGACAGATTGTATGTGTGGGAGAAAAGACTTCATAAGGAGATCATG GAGGAAGAAAAGTTGAGGATTACATATGACAAAGAATGGAAGCGCCTTAAAGAGTTGGATGAGAGTGGTGCAGAACCGTATAAAATTGATTCCACACGTGCCTCTATAAGGACACTCCTCACCAGAATCAATATTGCAATGAGATCAGCCAAAGTTATTTCTAGGAGAATCCACATACTACGGGATGATGAGCTACATCCACACCTCGTTAAGCTCATTCAGGG GCATGTTAGAATGTGGAAATTCATTCTTGAGTGCCACAGGAAGCAATTTCATTCCATACTTGAAACTAAATCTCATATTCTTATCCCCAAGAATGGACCTGAAAGAGAAACATCCAAGGTTAcactagaactagaaatggaactTCTGAACTGGTGTTCCTGTTTCAGAAATTGGATCATATCACAAAAGGCGTATATCGAAACCCTCAATGGCTGGTTACTCAAATGGCTTCCTCAGGAAAAGGAGGAAACATCCGACGGCATCGCGCCGTTCTCTCCTGGTAGACTTGGAGCCCCTGGTGTGTTCATCACAGCAAATGATTGGTGTCAGACCATGAAAAGGATACCAGAAGGCGCTGTCGTGGATGCGATGGAGGCTTTTGCTGTTAATGTGCACATATTATGGGAGCGACAGGACGAAGCGCAGCAGCAGAAGATGAAAGCCGACTATTTATCTAGAGACTTCTCAAAGAGGCTCAAATCTCACCAAAAGGATCAAGCCTTGCCTGGGCATCCTAAAGCTGGTAAGGCGGTTTTACCCGACGGCGACAATGGCAGGGCGGTCAATAGCCGCATGGTAGCTCTGGATGCATTGCACACAAGATTGGATGAGCAGAGAGCTAGGCATGAGGAGACTGTGAGAGAAATCCAAGAGTCAAGTGCAACTGACCTGAAAGCAGGCCTGGCTCCAATATTTGAAGCGTTGGAGTCTTTTACTCAAGAGACACTGAAAGGTTATGAGAATGTAAGGGTTCCTGACAGTGGTATAGCCTGA